One window of the Lepeophtheirus salmonis chromosome 7, UVic_Lsal_1.4, whole genome shotgun sequence genome contains the following:
- the LOC121121943 gene encoding histone-lysine N-methyltransferase SMYD3 — MVYKMGDEVLRCKPFSYAFKEEFRYKTCDYCFSSRQAKILRCSRCCVIYYCGRQCQRLSWSEIHKQECKYLKMLDLKEPPMDLLFIVRTLCKLKYDGGYSKEVYLPNGRSRKFIDLVSHKEDILMNPEHKKRFLTYLATIIYKLGGSLETNEFEVLNIFTKLMINASFMLNEKLIDIGGCLCLEFSAIDHSCRPNAIYMFNGHTLVVKALCEIANFDDVRVAYVDMSKPRSIRQELLKNQYFFDCNCEECAEDPLNLEKLKSHSPCCPECQHLLDGTKCMNCNQEVDLARYYQIKEILIKEKEVNAKTSLYFKEVLKYFHSFDYVSLKYCNELIAFHRSNYNENELQIIFERILLAKRKYGCFYDIFTAEYLMLLMMILINKKEFKSLPNLLLETKTVLDLIYPRSHSIFHRFNDVYLMFQMIKNK, encoded by the exons ATGGTGTATAAAATGGGGGACGAAGTCCTGAGATGTAAACCCTTCTCATATGCCTTTAAAGAGGAATTTCGTTATAAAACATGCGACTACTGCTTTTCAAGCCGACAAGCAAAAATTTTGAGATGTTCCAGATGTTGCGTCATATATTATTGTGGAAGACAATGCCAAAGATTATCTTGGTCAGAAATTCATAAGCAGGAATGTAAATACTTgaaaatgttagatttaaaaGAGCCTCCAATGGATTTACTTTTCATTGTTCGAACTCTTTGTAAGCTGAAATATGATGGTGGATATTCAAAGGAAG tttatttgcCCAATGGCCgttcaagaaaatttattgaCCTAGTGTCTCACAAGGAAGATATTCTAATGAATCCAGAgcataaaaaaagattcttaaCGTATTTAgctacaataatatataagctTGGTGGATCATTGGAAACTAATGAATTTGaagtacttaatatatttacaaaacttatgaTAAATGCCTCCTTTATGCTGAATGAAAAACTTATAGACATTGGGGGATGTTTATGCTTAGAATTTTCTGCCATAGATCACTCATGTAGACCAAATGCAATCTATATGTTTAATGGTCATACGTTAGTTGTAAAAGCTCTCTGTGAGATTGCTAATTTCGATGATGTAAGAGTAGCCTATGTAGATATGTCTAAGCCACGGAGTATTAGACAAGAATtgctaaaaaatcaatatttctttgattGTAACTGTGAAGAATGTGCAGAAGATCCCTTGAATCTTGAGAAGCTAAAATCACATAGTCCATGCTGTCCCGAATGTCAACATTTATTGGATGGTACTAAATGCATGAACTGTAATCAG GAAGTAGATTTGGCTcgatattatcaaataaaagaaattttgatcaaagaaaaagAGGTAAATGCGAAAACGAGCTTGTATTTTAAAGAAGTGTTGAAGTATTTTCATTCCTTTGACTATGTATCTTTGAAGTATTGTAACGAGCTGATAGCTTTTCATAGAAGCAATTacaatgaaaatgaattacaaattatatttgaaaggattTTATTGGCCAAGAGGAAGTATGGatgtttttatgatatattcacGGCGGAATATTTGATGCTTCTTATGATGATCCTTATTAATAAGAAGGAATTTAAGTCTTTACCTAATTTATTGTTAGAAACAAAGACAGTCTTAGATTTGATTTACCCAAGAAGTCATTCCATCTTTCATAGATTCAATGATGTATATCTCATGtttcaaatgattaaaaataaataa